In Marivivens aquimaris, one genomic interval encodes:
- the ppk2 gene encoding polyphosphate kinase 2 translates to MDSLPFDGAISAYYNDEAPEAVREAIKDHGDNLIFSEGYPYDDQMKKKHYNEEMDALQRELVRMQAWVKETGQRIVIVFEGRDASGKGGTIKRFTENLNPRGARVVALAKPTETEAGQWYFQRYVEELPTAGEIVFFDRSWYNRGVVEKVFGFVSDEERAKFFEQVGPFEKMLVDEGIHLCKLWLNVGRAAQLSRFLAREQDPLKQWKLSWVDVEGLKRWDEYSDAIRETLGWTHNMDTPWTVILSDDKRRARVNAIKSVLASLDYTGKNEDLVNDIDTKICGGPDIWNG, encoded by the coding sequence ATGGATAGCCTGCCTTTTGATGGTGCCATCAGCGCCTACTACAACGACGAAGCGCCTGAAGCGGTGCGCGAGGCTATCAAGGATCACGGCGACAATCTGATCTTCAGCGAGGGGTATCCCTACGACGATCAGATGAAAAAGAAGCATTACAACGAAGAGATGGACGCCCTCCAGCGCGAGCTGGTGCGAATGCAGGCATGGGTCAAGGAAACCGGCCAGCGCATCGTCATCGTCTTCGAAGGCCGCGATGCCTCGGGCAAAGGTGGCACCATCAAGCGGTTCACCGAAAACCTCAATCCGCGCGGCGCCCGCGTCGTGGCGCTCGCCAAACCGACCGAGACCGAGGCCGGCCAGTGGTATTTCCAGCGCTACGTCGAAGAACTGCCCACCGCAGGCGAAATCGTGTTCTTTGACCGCAGTTGGTACAACCGCGGTGTGGTCGAGAAAGTGTTCGGTTTCGTGTCCGACGAGGAGCGCGCCAAGTTCTTTGAACAGGTCGGCCCGTTCGAGAAGATGCTCGTCGACGAAGGCATTCACCTGTGCAAACTCTGGCTCAATGTGGGCCGCGCAGCGCAGCTGAGCCGTTTCCTCGCCCGTGAACAGGACCCGCTGAAGCAGTGGAAACTGTCGTGGGTGGATGTCGAGGGTCTGAAGCGCTGGGACGAGTATTCGGATGCGATCCGCGAGACGCTCGGCTGGACCCACAACATGGACACACCGTGGACGGTCATTCTTTCCGATGATAAACGTCGTGCGCGCGTGAACGCGATCAAGTCCGTGCTCGCCAGTCTCGATTACACCGGAAAGAACGAAGACCTCGTGAACGATATCGACACCAAAATCTGTGGCGGGCCGGATATCTGGAATGGCTAA
- the rpsI gene encoding 30S ribosomal protein S9, which translates to MAEQLNSLQDLAGAAGEAVVETAAPREPVRDELGRSYATGKRKDAVARVWIKPGSGKIVVNGKEMPVYFARPVLQLIVRQPFGVAGVEGQFDVFATVTGGGLSGQAGAVKHGISKALQLYDPSLRGALKAAGFLTRDSRVVERKKYGKAKARRSFQFSKR; encoded by the coding sequence ATGGCTGAACAACTGAATTCGCTCCAGGATCTCGCTGGTGCAGCTGGCGAAGCCGTCGTCGAGACCGCAGCTCCCCGTGAGCCGGTTCGTGACGAGCTGGGCCGTTCCTACGCAACCGGCAAGCGTAAAGACGCTGTCGCTCGCGTTTGGATCAAGCCGGGTTCGGGCAAGATCGTTGTAAACGGCAAAGAGATGCCGGTTTACTTCGCTCGTCCGGTTCTCCAGCTGATCGTACGTCAGCCGTTCGGCGTTGCTGGCGTTGAAGGCCAGTTCGACGTATTCGCCACCGTTACCGGTGGTGGCCTCTCGGGTCAGGCTGGCGCTGTCAAGCACGGCATCTCGAAGGCTCTGCAGCTGTACGATCCGTCGCTCCGCGGCGCGCTCAAGGCCGCTGGCTTCCTCACCCGTGACAGCCGCGTCGTTGAACGTAAGAAATACGGTAAGGCCAAAGCCCGCCGTTCGTTCCAGTTCTCGAAGCGTTAA
- a CDS encoding VOC family protein yields MIEDIDHIHIEVRDRDAAADWYNRVLGLVQHAELAVWADDPMGPMILGTPSGKPLLSLFARDAKTCTRDATVAFRTSGIQFCKFVRSLGTKALTNRNGETLTAEHVRDHDLSWSLYFVDPDGNRIELTTYDYGFVRDQFRGIE; encoded by the coding sequence ATGATCGAAGACATTGACCACATTCATATCGAAGTCCGTGACCGCGATGCCGCCGCCGATTGGTACAATCGCGTTCTCGGGCTGGTACAACATGCCGAACTGGCGGTTTGGGCGGATGATCCGATGGGTCCGATGATCCTCGGCACACCTTCAGGTAAGCCTTTATTGTCCCTATTTGCACGCGATGCGAAAACCTGCACCCGTGATGCGACCGTGGCATTCCGCACCAGCGGGATACAATTCTGCAAATTTGTCAGATCGCTTGGTACAAAGGCGCTGACCAACCGGAATGGCGAAACGCTGACCGCAGAGCACGTCCGCGACCATGATCTCAGCTGGTCGTTGTACTTCGTCGATCCGGACGGAAACCGGATCGAGCTGACGACCTACGACTACGGTTTTGTCCGCGATCAGTTTCGTGGGATCGAATAG
- a CDS encoding aminotransferase-like domain-containing protein, whose product MTDTIWLPDFAQSNGPKYRTLENSIRQAIRSGELGEGERLPPVRELGWQAGITPGTVARAYKNLVDAGVLESTVGRGTFVPVQRKPRVSPLDHDPAATLISPRLPDVGQSDLLREAYADYAKNVERDRLLCYPVRPTQTEAIRAFVDLHRDDPIGELHEDDVVITHGGQNAISLVLMTVLRGPSPTVLVDALSYGGFRRAAEVLRARVLGVDWDDEGPIPEEFERLCRDEGVQIFLTSSEVNNPMNRTTSIRRRHEIAEIAERHGVHILDDDCYRNGPFIGPSYRQIIPELAWYTTSPCKSFSAALRVGFVAAPTGWANRLIRAASAASYGVPDAVTAAYAYVARHPKTPQILEAARQHLAYMVETAVNCLGAHRISWRKDVPLIWLELPEGWRMGEFCRIAEREGVFVRTAEDFSLRDGRQVQGVRIALNGEMSTQRLESAMMTLNGLLARPPERISV is encoded by the coding sequence GTGACCGATACAATTTGGCTACCAGACTTCGCACAATCGAACGGTCCCAAGTATCGCACACTCGAAAACAGCATCAGACAGGCCATCCGTTCCGGTGAATTGGGCGAGGGGGAGCGCCTCCCTCCGGTGCGCGAGCTTGGCTGGCAGGCGGGTATTACGCCTGGAACCGTGGCGCGGGCCTATAAAAATCTGGTCGATGCGGGTGTTCTGGAGTCCACCGTGGGCCGCGGCACCTTTGTACCAGTACAGCGAAAACCGCGTGTCTCGCCGCTTGATCACGATCCTGCCGCGACGCTGATCAGTCCGCGTCTGCCGGATGTCGGTCAATCCGACCTGCTGCGCGAAGCCTACGCCGACTACGCCAAGAACGTAGAGCGCGACCGACTGCTATGCTATCCCGTGCGCCCGACTCAGACCGAAGCGATCCGCGCTTTCGTTGATCTGCACCGCGACGATCCGATCGGTGAACTGCACGAGGACGACGTCGTCATCACCCATGGCGGCCAGAATGCGATCTCTCTGGTCCTCATGACTGTTCTGCGCGGGCCGTCTCCAACTGTGCTTGTCGACGCCCTCAGCTATGGCGGCTTCCGCCGTGCGGCAGAGGTGCTGCGGGCGAGGGTGCTTGGCGTCGATTGGGATGACGAAGGCCCGATCCCCGAGGAATTCGAGCGACTGTGTCGTGACGAGGGCGTGCAGATTTTCCTCACCTCGTCGGAGGTGAACAATCCGATGAACCGCACGACCAGTATTCGCCGCCGCCACGAGATCGCGGAGATAGCCGAGCGCCACGGCGTCCATATCCTAGATGACGACTGTTACCGCAACGGACCCTTCATCGGACCGAGCTACCGCCAGATCATCCCCGAACTGGCGTGGTATACCACATCGCCCTGCAAATCCTTCTCTGCGGCGCTGCGCGTCGGGTTCGTCGCCGCACCGACCGGTTGGGCGAACCGCCTGATCCGCGCGGCCTCTGCCGCGTCATACGGTGTGCCTGACGCCGTCACCGCCGCTTACGCCTACGTCGCGCGTCATCCTAAGACCCCGCAGATCCTCGAAGCCGCGCGCCAGCACCTCGCGTATATGGTAGAGACTGCCGTGAATTGCCTTGGTGCGCACCGCATCAGTTGGCGCAAGGATGTGCCGCTGATCTGGCTTGAGTTGCCCGAAGGTTGGCGCATGGGCGAGTTCTGCCGCATCGCCGAGCGCGAGGGCGTGTTTGTCCGCACCGCCGAGGATTTCAGCCTCCGCGACGGCCGTCAGGTCCAAGGTGTGCGCATCGCCCTGAACGGAGAGATGTCCACCCAGCGGCTCGAATCCGCGATGATGACCCTTAACGGGCTGCTTGCCCGACCGCCGGAACGCATTTCTGTGTAA
- a CDS encoding TetR/AcrR family transcriptional regulator, whose translation MAKRGYHHGNLREALVAACLKLIEEKGPTGFTLSEAAREAGVTPAAVYRHFEGREELIAEAAKQGYEIFADLMEHAYEKGGPSALASFEAVGRAYLAFARRFPGHYVAMFESGISIQRNPALNAVATRALGVLERAAADLAANIPADRRPPPQMFAAHIWAMSHGVVELFARGSPGTRSPFPPEDLLETGIGVYLRGLGLLPPDQ comes from the coding sequence ATGGCTAAACGGGGCTACCATCACGGCAATCTGCGCGAAGCTCTCGTCGCCGCCTGTCTCAAACTGATCGAGGAAAAAGGCCCGACAGGTTTCACCCTGTCCGAAGCCGCGCGCGAAGCAGGCGTGACCCCTGCCGCCGTCTACCGCCACTTCGAAGGCCGCGAAGAGCTGATCGCCGAGGCCGCCAAGCAGGGCTACGAGATTTTCGCCGACCTGATGGAGCACGCCTACGAGAAAGGTGGGCCGAGCGCCCTCGCCTCGTTCGAAGCCGTCGGCCGCGCCTACCTCGCCTTTGCCCGCCGGTTTCCGGGGCACTACGTGGCGATGTTCGAAAGCGGCATCTCGATCCAGCGGAACCCTGCCCTGAACGCTGTGGCGACCCGTGCGCTCGGCGTGCTGGAGCGCGCCGCTGCCGACCTTGCCGCTAACATCCCCGCCGACCGCCGTCCGCCGCCGCAGATGTTCGCGGCCCACATCTGGGCGATGAGCCACGGTGTTGTCGAACTGTTCGCACGCGGCTCACCCGGCACCCGCTCGCCGTTCCCGCCCGAGGATCTTCTTGAGACGGGGATCGGCGTTTACCTGCGCGGTCTGGGCCTTCTGCCGCCCGATCAGTGA
- a CDS encoding calcium-binding protein, whose translation MALIVRGTAGDDEIITQGGEGPNEDVRALGGDDVIINMGGSDTFNGGAGNDTLYTPLDNDLFPQFEPFSFAVEFNLLTGIHGRADSTIGQDTLISIENYFFTGNFHVIATGDKKSNVFMTDTGDDILSGNGGRDYLFSGDGDDTLSGGSGGDLLGGGAGNDLLNGGIGKDVLGGGGGRDVFEFSSIRDSSARAKKADKIVDFKQGKDKIDLSAIDDFDFIAPGNVGADVGPEVTYTQIDGPRNKDWTVVSLDQDGDGDAEMVIRLKGLIDLTADDFIL comes from the coding sequence ATGGCACTGATTGTACGCGGCACGGCCGGCGACGACGAGATTATTACGCAAGGCGGCGAGGGCCCGAACGAGGACGTGCGCGCGCTTGGGGGCGATGACGTCATCATCAACATGGGCGGGAGCGATACGTTCAACGGCGGCGCGGGTAATGATACGCTCTACACGCCTCTGGATAATGACCTTTTTCCGCAGTTCGAACCGTTCAGCTTTGCGGTTGAATTCAACCTCCTTACGGGTATCCACGGCCGCGCCGATAGCACAATCGGTCAGGACACGCTGATCAGCATCGAAAACTACTTCTTCACCGGAAATTTCCACGTCATCGCTACCGGCGATAAAAAGAGTAACGTGTTCATGACCGACACGGGCGACGACATTCTGAGCGGCAACGGAGGTCGTGATTATCTGTTTTCGGGCGACGGAGACGACACGCTCTCCGGCGGAAGCGGAGGCGATCTGCTGGGCGGCGGCGCGGGTAACGACCTGCTGAACGGTGGGATAGGTAAGGACGTGCTGGGCGGCGGCGGCGGACGTGATGTCTTTGAATTCAGCTCGATCAGGGACAGCAGTGCGCGCGCGAAAAAGGCAGACAAGATTGTCGATTTCAAGCAGGGCAAGGACAAGATCGACCTGTCGGCAATCGACGATTTCGACTTTATCGCGCCCGGCAATGTCGGCGCGGATGTCGGGCCGGAGGTCACCTACACCCAGATCGACGGGCCGCGAAACAAGGACTGGACGGTGGTCAGCCTTGATCAGGACGGTGACGGCGATGCGGAGATGGTCATCCGCCTCAAAGGTCTGATCGACCTCACGGCGGATGATTTCATTCTCTGA
- the rplM gene encoding 50S ribosomal protein L13, with protein sequence MKTFSATPADIEKKWIVIDAEGVVLGRLASIVANRLRGKHKPTFTPHMDMGDNVIVINADKIQLTGKKREKPNYWHTGHPGGIKSRTTGQILEGAHPERVVTQAVKRMLQGNRLSRKQMTHLRVFAGAEHGMEAQKPEVLDVKSMNKKNTRV encoded by the coding sequence ATGAAAACCTTCTCTGCTACTCCGGCAGACATCGAGAAGAAATGGATCGTGATCGACGCTGAAGGCGTTGTTCTCGGCCGTCTCGCTTCGATCGTTGCCAACCGCCTGCGCGGTAAGCACAAGCCGACTTTCACCCCCCACATGGACATGGGTGATAACGTCATCGTAATCAACGCCGACAAGATCCAGCTGACCGGCAAGAAGCGCGAAAAGCCGAACTACTGGCACACCGGCCACCCGGGCGGTATCAAGTCGCGCACCACTGGCCAGATCCTCGAGGGTGCACACCCCGAGCGCGTCGTGACCCAGGCCGTCAAGCGCATGCTGCAGGGCAACCGCCTGAGCCGCAAGCAGATGACCCACCTGCGCGTCTTCGCTGGTGCCGAGCACGGCATGGAAGCCCAGAAGCCCGAAGTTCTCGACGTCAAGTCGATGAACAAGAAAAACACGAGGGTCTAA
- a CDS encoding alpha/beta fold hydrolase — translation MTFLPSALKILLALIALLAASAVLTSCTASSRTKAWEERWPPEGEFIDVAGHPVHYVRMGDTGPQIVLIHGASGNTRDMEIGLGKALADRYQVLIFDRPGLGYTPTLAEGTDSGTPAEQADVLRQAAVALGFEKPIVLGHSYGGAVALAWVTYHPENAAALVDLAGAIYPWGGDVSTLYDAINTSVGSAVIPPMINAFAPTSVMESAVEGVFEPEAAPEGYFDDIGVPLIARKDSMRANALQVAHLDAALEVQSQRYDEITMPVEIMHGTEDTTVYLNIHSQALADLLPQANLTPIEGAGHMIHHTHIPEVVAVIDRAAKDAGLN, via the coding sequence ATGACCTTTCTGCCATCGGCTCTTAAGATTCTACTCGCACTCATAGCACTGCTGGCGGCCTCGGCTGTCCTGACAAGCTGCACGGCCAGCAGTCGCACAAAGGCGTGGGAAGAACGCTGGCCGCCCGAGGGCGAGTTCATCGACGTTGCGGGCCACCCGGTCCACTATGTGCGTATGGGTGATACCGGTCCGCAGATCGTGCTGATCCACGGCGCAAGCGGCAATACCCGCGATATGGAGATCGGTTTGGGTAAGGCTCTGGCCGACCGCTACCAAGTGCTGATCTTCGACCGTCCGGGCCTTGGCTATACGCCGACGCTGGCGGAAGGCACCGACTCCGGCACGCCTGCCGAACAAGCGGACGTACTGCGTCAGGCGGCTGTGGCACTCGGCTTCGAAAAGCCCATCGTGCTGGGCCATTCCTACGGCGGCGCGGTGGCGCTGGCTTGGGTGACGTACCACCCTGAAAATGCTGCGGCGCTTGTAGACCTCGCAGGCGCGATCTACCCGTGGGGCGGCGATGTCAGCACGCTCTATGACGCGATCAACACCTCCGTTGGCAGCGCGGTCATCCCGCCGATGATCAACGCCTTCGCGCCGACCTCCGTCATGGAAAGCGCGGTTGAAGGCGTGTTCGAACCCGAGGCCGCGCCCGAAGGTTATTTTGACGACATCGGCGTGCCGTTGATTGCGCGCAAGGACTCCATGCGGGCCAACGCTCTGCAAGTCGCCCACCTTGACGCCGCGCTGGAGGTCCAGTCGCAGCGTTATGATGAAATCACCATGCCGGTCGAAATCATGCACGGCACCGAGGACACGACCGTTTACCTCAATATCCATTCCCAAGCGCTGGCCGACCTGCTGCCTCAGGCGAATTTAACGCCGATCGAGGGCGCGGGCCACATGATCCACCACACCCATATCCCCGAGGTCGTCGCCGTCATCGACCGCGCGGCAAAGGATGCCGGATTGAATTGA
- a CDS encoding DUF1127 domain-containing protein — protein MTYENASVHPLREISIPAPSSVLVMAMVRAVAAVATWDQRRTTRKHLRDLPDHLYGDIGLTRDLVDHEAQKYFWRS, from the coding sequence ATGACCTACGAAAATGCCTCTGTGCACCCGCTCCGTGAAATCTCGATCCCAGCACCGTCGTCGGTTCTCGTGATGGCGATGGTTCGTGCGGTCGCTGCCGTGGCAACATGGGATCAGCGCCGAACTACACGAAAACACCTGCGTGACCTACCCGATCATCTCTATGGTGATATCGGCCTGACACGCGATCTCGTCGATCACGAGGCTCAGAAATACTTTTGGAGGAGCTGA